A genomic segment from Tuwongella immobilis encodes:
- a CDS encoding fused DSP-PTPase phosphatase/NAD kinase-like protein: MGNAIRWLLGIGILAIITIPPVLMIRHQQTHQRNLRVVQDGVLLRSGQLTQSGLEAAIREHGIKTVVTLRYAERPGEIPQDAAEEHWCLANGIQYRRIQPRRWSSPNGQVPAEIGVSEFLEVFENPKNHPILVHCFAGIHRTGSYCAIYRMAGQGWSPESALRELKYLGYDKLETEWDVFNYLRSFEASSLDLLRTSNDSQQ, encoded by the coding sequence ATGGGCAATGCAATTCGCTGGCTGTTGGGCATCGGCATCCTTGCGATCATCACCATTCCGCCGGTATTGATGATTCGGCATCAGCAAACGCATCAGCGCAATCTGCGAGTCGTGCAAGATGGCGTCCTGCTCCGCAGCGGTCAACTGACCCAATCCGGTCTGGAAGCGGCCATTCGGGAACATGGCATTAAGACCGTTGTCACCTTACGATATGCCGAACGTCCCGGTGAAATTCCCCAAGATGCCGCCGAGGAGCACTGGTGCCTTGCCAATGGCATCCAATATCGGCGAATTCAGCCGCGCCGCTGGTCAAGCCCCAACGGGCAGGTTCCCGCTGAAATCGGAGTCAGCGAATTCCTGGAAGTGTTTGAAAATCCCAAGAATCACCCGATTCTCGTCCACTGCTTCGCCGGTATCCATCGCACCGGATCGTATTGTGCCATCTACCGCATGGCGGGTCAGGGCTGGTCGCCGGAATCCGCACTTCGGGAGTTGAAATATCTCGGCTACGACAAACTCGAAACCGAATGGGATGTCTTCAACTACCTGCGAAGTTTCGAGGCCAGTTCGCTCGATCTGCTCCGAACGTCGAATGATTCGCAACAGTAA
- a CDS encoding phytanoyl-CoA dioxygenase family protein, translating to MPASPLTPDQLQQYETDGYLLLKGFYAADEIDLLRRAAKEDHALDQHSFGRADGEGGKVRLALWNHPGDGIYGMFARSERIVRVCEQLLGGEVYHYHSKMIMKDARVGGAWAWHQDYGYWYQNGVLFPLLTSVMIAVDPSRKENGCLQVLKGSHHCGRIEHVLTGDQAGANRERVDELLKRLELVYVEMEPGDALFFHANLLHRSDQNRSEFPRWSMICCYNAARNDPYKDSHHPRYTPLQVVPDSAIRDVGIKRFADDESNVAWLKDKHDTSARSLSERGELPQA from the coding sequence ATGCCCGCCTCTCCACTGACACCCGACCAGCTTCAGCAGTACGAAACCGATGGCTATTTGCTGCTGAAAGGTTTCTATGCTGCGGATGAAATCGACTTGCTGCGCCGAGCCGCCAAGGAAGATCATGCGTTGGACCAACATTCGTTTGGCCGCGCGGATGGTGAGGGGGGGAAGGTGCGGCTGGCGCTGTGGAATCATCCCGGCGATGGAATCTATGGCATGTTCGCGCGGTCCGAACGCATCGTTCGGGTTTGCGAACAGCTTCTCGGCGGCGAAGTGTATCATTATCACTCGAAGATGATTATGAAGGATGCCCGCGTCGGTGGGGCATGGGCGTGGCATCAGGATTATGGGTATTGGTATCAGAATGGGGTACTGTTCCCGCTTTTGACCAGCGTGATGATCGCCGTCGATCCCTCTCGAAAAGAGAATGGCTGCCTGCAAGTGCTCAAAGGATCGCACCATTGTGGGCGAATTGAGCATGTGCTGACTGGCGATCAAGCTGGGGCCAATCGGGAACGAGTCGATGAACTCCTGAAACGGCTCGAATTGGTGTATGTCGAGATGGAGCCGGGAGATGCGCTCTTTTTCCACGCGAATTTGCTGCATCGCTCCGACCAGAATCGCTCGGAATTTCCGCGTTGGTCGATGATTTGTTGCTATAATGCCGCTCGGAATGATCCGTACAAAGATTCGCATCATCCGCGGTATACGCCGCTGCAAGTTGTGCCAGATTCGGCGATTCGGGATGTGGGAATCAAGCGGTTTGCAGATGATGAATCGAATGTTGCCTGGTTGAAGGATAAGCACGATACCAGCGCTCGCAGTTTGTCCGAGCGTGGAGAGTTGCCGCAGGCGTGA
- the mch gene encoding methenyltetrahydromethanopterin cyclohydrolase has product MSSLATLNEQAAICADEMEFRSAALRIGVSEVGGARLLDCGATMPGGLQAGVLLARLCLSDRAEVSMQPGGLDGIPGPLVQVVSDDPIRACLASQYAGWQVQVGKYFAMGSGPMRAAANIEKLFSEIPGHETPPVAVGALETRKVPTEEVISYLVEKLPKSVRALTLAFAPASSIAGSVQVVARSLETALHKLHTLHFPLSEIISGYGVAPLPPIANEELKAIGWTNDAILYAGRVVLWVRADDDQLAELGPKVPSSGSSDYGAPFQEIFKRAGDFYKIDPMLFSPAEIVFHNLTSGRTHRFGQLAPDIYRKSIGE; this is encoded by the coding sequence ATGAGTAGCTTGGCGACGCTCAACGAACAAGCGGCGATCTGTGCCGACGAGATGGAGTTTCGCTCGGCGGCACTGCGCATCGGTGTCTCGGAGGTCGGCGGTGCCCGGCTCCTCGATTGCGGCGCAACCATGCCAGGCGGATTGCAAGCCGGAGTGTTGCTCGCACGCTTATGCTTGTCCGATCGTGCTGAAGTCTCCATGCAACCCGGCGGACTCGATGGCATTCCGGGACCGCTAGTTCAGGTGGTCAGCGATGATCCGATTCGAGCGTGTCTCGCCTCGCAATACGCCGGGTGGCAAGTCCAAGTGGGCAAATACTTTGCGATGGGTTCCGGGCCGATGCGGGCGGCTGCGAATATCGAAAAACTCTTCAGCGAGATTCCGGGGCACGAAACGCCACCCGTCGCCGTTGGCGCACTCGAGACCCGCAAAGTCCCGACCGAGGAAGTCATCAGCTATCTGGTCGAGAAATTGCCGAAAAGCGTGCGGGCACTGACACTTGCGTTCGCACCAGCTTCGAGCATTGCGGGTTCCGTGCAAGTCGTCGCTCGATCATTGGAAACGGCGTTACACAAATTGCATACGCTGCATTTCCCATTATCGGAAATCATTTCGGGATACGGGGTTGCGCCATTGCCCCCGATCGCAAATGAAGAACTCAAAGCGATCGGTTGGACCAACGACGCCATCCTGTATGCCGGTCGAGTCGTGCTGTGGGTGCGAGCGGATGATGACCAACTCGCCGAACTTGGGCCGAAGGTTCCTTCCTCGGGTTCGAGCGATTACGGGGCACCGTTCCAAGAGATTTTCAAACGCGCTGGCGATTTTTACAAGATTGACCCGATGCTCTTTTCGCCTGCTGAAATTGTCTTCCACAATCTCACGAGCGGGCGAACCCACCGATTCGGTCAACTGGCTCCGGACATTTACCGTAAGTCCATTGGCGAGTAA
- a CDS encoding OmpP1/FadL family transporter, which yields MRFGMWNRIWILAAVIIAGTSTQARAQPGFLLPGGGAAHAGMAGVSTAAPVDAIGALYWNPAAIGRLGRSEVSIGGSFIYPDISVSSSFPRPLQRRVDTGRTRSDNGFPLTSSLGVVYQPEDERMTYGLGLFTLGGGGVNYPADANNPILSPTGPLRQNVLGPIYSNLTILQLAPTAAYKLTDRLTIGAGPTVDVTLPSFDPAFFAPPDDANGDGIGTFPAATHARPFWGGGFRLGIQYALDDWDFGFGYTSPQWLETWQFHARDELGNRRDLSLKASLPAIYSWGIAYHGIERLNLGLDLRYVDYANTDLYGTSVRDGGLGWDSSFVVALGGQYQVSDRIALQAGYQYNTNPLSNTSTLFNVQGPAIVQNTISFGTTVAISESLSMSLGYAYGFNNSVTGTAREIPNATIEMEASSHSLLFGLQVKFGASKPTASTVCPTCESTSAMRIDAPPLMEQPAR from the coding sequence ATGCGATTCGGGATGTGGAATCGGATTTGGATTCTCGCGGCGGTCATCATCGCAGGAACATCAACGCAAGCACGCGCACAGCCGGGGTTTTTACTCCCTGGCGGCGGCGCGGCCCATGCGGGGATGGCGGGGGTTTCCACCGCGGCTCCAGTCGATGCGATCGGTGCCCTGTATTGGAACCCGGCGGCGATCGGGCGATTGGGGCGATCGGAAGTATCGATCGGCGGCTCGTTCATTTATCCGGACATCTCCGTTTCATCGAGCTTTCCCCGACCGCTCCAACGACGGGTCGATACGGGACGCACTCGAAGCGACAACGGTTTCCCGCTCACTTCCAGTCTGGGCGTTGTGTATCAACCCGAAGATGAGCGTATGACCTATGGCTTGGGGTTGTTCACACTCGGCGGCGGTGGTGTGAACTATCCTGCGGATGCGAATAATCCGATTCTGTCGCCCACTGGTCCGCTGCGTCAGAATGTGCTGGGTCCGATTTATTCGAATCTCACGATTTTGCAGCTGGCACCGACTGCCGCCTATAAGCTGACGGATCGATTGACCATTGGTGCAGGCCCGACCGTCGATGTCACGCTGCCCTCGTTCGATCCGGCATTCTTCGCGCCGCCGGATGATGCCAATGGCGACGGGATCGGGACGTTTCCCGCGGCCACGCATGCCCGACCGTTCTGGGGTGGTGGCTTTCGACTGGGGATTCAATACGCGCTCGATGATTGGGATTTCGGGTTCGGCTACACAAGTCCGCAGTGGCTGGAAACTTGGCAATTCCACGCTCGCGATGAACTGGGCAATCGCCGTGATCTTTCGCTGAAGGCGTCACTCCCGGCCATCTATTCGTGGGGCATCGCGTACCACGGCATTGAACGGCTGAATCTCGGCTTGGATCTTCGCTATGTCGATTATGCGAATACCGACCTTTACGGTACGTCGGTCCGTGATGGTGGGCTGGGTTGGGACAGTTCGTTCGTCGTCGCCTTGGGCGGGCAGTATCAGGTTAGCGACCGAATCGCACTGCAGGCGGGGTATCAGTACAACACGAATCCACTCTCGAACACCTCGACGCTGTTCAATGTGCAAGGCCCAGCGATTGTGCAGAATACCATCTCCTTCGGTACCACCGTTGCCATCAGCGAATCGCTGTCGATGTCGCTGGGGTATGCCTATGGCTTCAATAATTCGGTGACTGGGACCGCTCGCGAAATCCCGAATGCGACGATCGAAATGGAAGCGTCGAGTCATTCGCTGCTGTTCGGGTTGCAAGTGAAATTTGGTGCGAGCAAACCGACGGCGTCCACGGTCTGCCCAACGTGCGAATCCACCTCGGCGATGCGCATCGATGCCCCGCCTTTGATGGAACAACCCGCGCGATAA
- a CDS encoding triphosphoribosyl-dephospho-CoA synthase, whose protein sequence is MNPVAFAAYRACISEVTARKPGNVNRICDFPDLTLMDFLLSAGAIAPILGNASSQPLGTTILEAVRATRAVVNTNTNLGIILLLAPLAAVPMHLRLIDGIRGVIGATTVADCTQVYEAIRLATPGGLAKVDSQDVADQPTVTLQQAMTLAASYDRIGKQYAEGFSEIFQIGVPALVRAWEQCGDLESAILGCHLVWLATGGDSLIARKRGIAESQQSQLLAGKVLAGEWTIDQFDAWLRAQGTGRNPGTTADLVTASLFAAFRDGHLPSGPICWSKSPLQTTS, encoded by the coding sequence ATGAATCCCGTCGCATTTGCGGCCTATCGTGCGTGCATTAGCGAAGTGACAGCCCGGAAACCGGGAAATGTCAATCGGATTTGTGATTTTCCAGATTTGACACTGATGGATTTTCTCCTGAGCGCAGGAGCAATCGCTCCGATTCTGGGAAATGCGTCCTCGCAACCACTGGGGACGACGATTCTGGAAGCCGTTCGCGCGACGCGGGCGGTGGTCAATACCAACACCAATTTGGGCATCATTCTGCTGCTCGCACCGTTGGCGGCGGTGCCGATGCATTTGCGTCTGATCGATGGAATTCGGGGGGTGATCGGCGCTACGACTGTGGCGGATTGTACACAAGTCTATGAAGCAATTCGACTTGCAACACCGGGCGGGCTAGCGAAAGTCGATTCGCAAGATGTGGCCGATCAGCCGACCGTCACATTGCAACAAGCAATGACACTCGCTGCAAGCTATGATCGCATTGGCAAACAATATGCCGAGGGATTCTCAGAGATCTTTCAGATCGGTGTGCCCGCGTTGGTACGCGCCTGGGAGCAATGCGGGGATTTGGAATCGGCCATCCTCGGTTGCCATCTGGTGTGGTTGGCCACCGGTGGCGATTCGTTAATCGCCCGAAAACGCGGAATCGCCGAATCGCAACAATCCCAACTCCTTGCGGGAAAAGTCCTTGCGGGCGAATGGACCATCGATCAATTCGATGCCTGGCTGCGGGCTCAAGGCACCGGCCGCAATCCCGGAACGACCGCCGATCTCGTAACCGCTTCATTATTTGCGGCATTTCGAGACGGCCATCTCCCGAGTGGCCCGATTTGCTGGAGCAAAAGCCCGTTGCAAACCACGAGCTGA
- a CDS encoding class I SAM-dependent methyltransferase, with amino-acid sequence MPLFYALTLFLSASLLFMVQPMVGRMVLPLLGGTPAVWNTCMLFFQILLLLGYIYAHVVGTRLALRQQVKVHLGVLGLAFASMLVATLLTSNHSAIAVLSSLSPQGLKYPYLGILAVLTVAIGLPFFAVSTSAPLLQKWFSESGHPSAKDPYFLYSASNIGSLIALLGYPFFIESMLVVRSQTWMWAFGFGLLAIAIYQCSQLLWRQMELTPPVKPLNDVKVVADDSPAPSLITRLKWIALSFVPSSLMLSVTTYITTDIASLALLWVIPLSLYLISFIIAFAKMPPLFMTILTLCAPVFILLLLFMMNSGNEPDYAIKLLLHVINFGVLAIVCHGELARQRPSTKYLTEFYLWMSVGGMLGGLFNGLIAPLVFNSTFEYQITLVIACLVLPKLEVTGPSSFRSHMLDIMLPLVVYILAIQLEDNSEKLADVTRTIQQNLKIPFDNLALVVIYGFPAMIAYFFVERPVRFALTVALLFVFGYQSDMRFLNERMKLRERSFFGVLKVESDELSNRLVHGTTLHGTQNRYALEFQIVSTLAPMGLTSPMLIPIVLQEADEVWRAPLGRTPETYYHRTGPVGSIFKAMERVNPKGEIGMIGLGTGSLTCYLKPGQRGTIFEIDTKVVNIVENLPEPSDPYFTYLKRAREQGAIIEYQMGDARLKLEEVTDRKFSVLLVDAFSSDAIPVHLLTLEALKLYFDRVEADGFVCLHISNRHLNLEFVCERLARELGVTARVMNDGDDQYFGKTASTWVVMTRTEKAIEPLTADPRWTKLDVDEYVPVWTDDFSSLLSVLRFKQVRKFRAFFGMGAPVSDDE; translated from the coding sequence GTGCCGCTGTTTTATGCCTTAACGCTGTTTCTCTCGGCCTCCTTACTCTTTATGGTGCAGCCGATGGTGGGGCGCATGGTGTTGCCGCTTCTGGGCGGAACCCCAGCGGTTTGGAACACCTGCATGCTGTTCTTCCAAATCTTGCTCCTCCTGGGCTATATCTACGCCCACGTCGTCGGAACGCGACTGGCACTGCGACAACAAGTGAAAGTGCATCTGGGGGTTCTCGGGCTGGCATTCGCCTCGATGCTCGTTGCCACGCTCCTGACTTCCAACCACTCCGCGATCGCGGTTTTGTCGAGCCTGTCGCCGCAAGGGCTGAAATATCCCTATCTCGGGATTTTGGCGGTGCTCACCGTCGCCATCGGACTCCCGTTCTTCGCCGTCTCGACCTCCGCGCCGTTGCTGCAAAAGTGGTTCTCCGAATCCGGACACCCATCCGCCAAAGATCCCTACTTTCTGTATAGCGCAAGCAACATCGGCAGCTTGATCGCGTTGCTGGGATATCCGTTCTTCATCGAATCGATGCTGGTCGTTCGTTCGCAAACTTGGATGTGGGCATTCGGTTTCGGGTTGCTCGCGATTGCCATCTATCAGTGCTCGCAACTGCTTTGGCGGCAAATGGAATTGACTCCCCCGGTGAAACCGTTGAACGACGTGAAGGTCGTTGCCGATGATTCACCCGCTCCGAGTTTGATCACGCGGCTGAAGTGGATTGCGCTGTCGTTTGTTCCTTCGAGCTTGATGCTCAGCGTGACCACCTACATCACCACGGATATTGCCTCGCTGGCGTTGCTGTGGGTGATTCCGCTGTCGCTGTATCTCATTAGCTTCATCATTGCATTCGCCAAGATGCCGCCGTTGTTCATGACGATCCTGACGCTGTGCGCGCCAGTCTTCATCTTGCTGCTGCTGTTCATGATGAACTCCGGGAACGAACCGGATTACGCCATCAAGCTTTTGCTGCACGTGATCAACTTTGGCGTCCTGGCAATCGTCTGCCACGGCGAACTGGCACGACAACGGCCTTCGACGAAATATCTGACGGAATTCTATCTGTGGATGTCGGTGGGTGGCATGCTTGGCGGGCTGTTCAACGGGCTGATCGCCCCGTTGGTATTCAATTCGACCTTCGAATATCAAATCACCTTGGTGATTGCCTGCTTGGTGCTGCCAAAACTCGAAGTCACCGGCCCGTCGTCGTTTCGCTCGCACATGCTCGATATCATGTTGCCGCTGGTTGTCTATATCCTCGCAATCCAATTGGAGGATAACTCCGAAAAACTCGCGGATGTCACCCGAACGATTCAGCAAAATTTGAAGATTCCGTTCGATAATCTTGCGTTGGTTGTGATTTATGGTTTCCCAGCAATGATTGCCTATTTCTTCGTCGAACGGCCGGTTCGGTTTGCGTTGACCGTCGCGTTGTTGTTCGTCTTCGGCTATCAGTCGGACATGCGATTCCTCAATGAACGCATGAAACTCCGCGAACGCAGCTTTTTCGGTGTGCTGAAGGTCGAATCCGACGAACTGAGCAATCGCTTGGTCCACGGGACGACACTTCACGGGACACAAAATCGCTACGCCCTGGAGTTCCAAATCGTCTCGACCCTGGCACCCATGGGCCTCACCTCGCCAATGTTGATTCCCATCGTGCTGCAAGAGGCCGATGAAGTCTGGCGAGCCCCGCTCGGTCGCACCCCCGAAACGTACTACCACCGTACCGGGCCGGTCGGATCGATCTTCAAAGCGATGGAACGGGTCAACCCCAAGGGCGAAATTGGCATGATCGGCCTCGGCACGGGGTCGCTCACCTGCTACCTCAAACCGGGGCAACGCGGCACGATTTTTGAAATTGACACCAAAGTGGTCAACATCGTCGAGAATCTCCCGGAGCCGAGCGATCCCTACTTCACGTATCTGAAGCGTGCCCGGGAACAAGGTGCCATCATCGAATATCAAATGGGTGATGCCCGTTTGAAGCTCGAAGAAGTCACCGATCGAAAATTCTCCGTCTTGCTTGTGGATGCGTTTAGTTCCGACGCGATCCCAGTCCACCTTTTGACCCTGGAAGCACTGAAACTGTACTTCGACCGCGTGGAAGCGGATGGGTTTGTCTGTTTGCATATCTCCAATCGCCACTTGAATTTGGAGTTTGTCTGCGAACGACTGGCACGGGAATTGGGGGTAACCGCCCGCGTCATGAATGATGGTGATGATCAGTATTTCGGCAAGACGGCTTCGACCTGGGTGGTGATGACCCGTACCGAAAAAGCGATTGAGCCGCTCACCGCCGATCCGCGTTGGACGAAGTTGGATGTCGATGAATATGTGCCGGTTTGGACCGACGATTTCAGCAGCTTGCTGAGCGTCCTGCGGTTCAAACAGGTGCGCAAATTCCGTGCCTTCTTTGGAATGGGTGCCCCTGTGAGCGACGATGAGTGA
- a CDS encoding NYN domain-containing protein — MANGAHALAVFIDFENVALGLSNRRDRFQINRVLERLVEKGKIVAKKAYADWSRFSLYTTPLHEAAIELIEIPKRAQTGKNSADIRLCVDAMDLAYSKLHIDTFVIVSGDSDFSPLVSKLKELGKHVIGLGMQESTSDLLRDNCDEFIYYEDLDRPAPASAFLPGTTVPESKRKVFSLLMESLLALRRENKEVLWSSMIKDTMKRKKPSFNEEYHGYRTFSELLEDAQKFGLLELERHKTAGNYVVTRFGSEPRTEPKPATKSDPEKRSKLKLKKKRRAETVPIGPTDEAAPATATAVPVRIPDREPADLEPQPNAGHGVESIAPPSKRTVIADTGFGAGLDLE, encoded by the coding sequence ATGGCCAATGGTGCCCATGCACTGGCGGTGTTTATCGATTTTGAGAATGTCGCGCTCGGCCTGTCAAATCGCCGTGATCGTTTTCAAATCAATCGCGTGTTAGAACGACTGGTCGAGAAGGGCAAGATCGTTGCGAAGAAAGCCTACGCCGATTGGAGCCGATTTTCGCTGTACACTACACCCTTGCACGAAGCGGCGATCGAATTGATCGAAATCCCCAAACGGGCACAAACCGGGAAAAACTCCGCCGATATTCGTCTGTGTGTAGATGCGATGGATCTCGCGTATTCCAAGTTGCATATCGACACGTTCGTGATTGTTTCGGGGGACAGCGACTTCTCCCCGCTCGTCTCGAAACTCAAAGAGTTGGGCAAGCATGTCATCGGACTGGGAATGCAGGAATCGACTTCGGATCTGCTCCGCGATAACTGCGACGAGTTCATTTACTATGAGGATCTGGACCGACCCGCGCCCGCCAGTGCCTTCTTGCCGGGAACGACGGTGCCGGAATCGAAACGGAAAGTCTTCAGTTTGTTGATGGAATCGTTGCTGGCACTGCGACGGGAGAATAAAGAAGTCCTCTGGTCGTCCATGATTAAGGACACCATGAAGCGGAAAAAGCCATCCTTCAATGAAGAGTATCATGGCTATCGAACCTTTTCCGAACTGCTGGAAGATGCGCAGAAATTCGGCCTGTTGGAACTGGAACGCCACAAAACCGCTGGTAACTACGTGGTGACGCGGTTCGGCTCGGAGCCGCGAACGGAGCCGAAGCCCGCGACGAAATCTGACCCGGAAAAGCGATCGAAGCTCAAATTGAAGAAAAAGCGTCGGGCTGAGACGGTACCAATCGGGCCGACCGACGAAGCCGCTCCCGCGACGGCTACCGCGGTTCCGGTGAGGATTCCGGATCGGGAACCGGCTGATCTCGAACCGCAACCAAATGCGGGACATGGGGTTGAATCGATTGCACCGCCATCCAAACGCACGGTCATCGCCGATACCGGGTTTGGCGCAGGGTTGGATCTGGAATAA
- a CDS encoding ATP-grasp domain-containing protein, giving the protein MSEPFVFRCIGASVRSLMASARRAGWSPAGVDLFADADTHQLGPVCRCDPERYPLSLLEHLDFAANSPWMFTGGLENAPAVLTSLAASGTLLGGPLEAIAKLRDPAWIVAQLQAAELDALPIRFSPPVWNPHERWLEKPIASAGGNRIHVFSPYTSNRPIARAHANTYWQQFQGGIVGSGLFLVGAESAQFLGFTRIRTQLDANGEDTFRYAGNLGPITLPSSLNRRFEQIGDALLLTAGIRGLVGIDVVLTSMSDSGRILPLEVNPRYTASVELYEYAWGVSLLAAHRIACETGQLVPIPVPNQAPICGKAIVYAPRPYTIPEDAPWNRSLHSGSDFPDYADIPHAGDAIEAGQPVLTVFAKATNAFHCAEFLSQNEQSVLDWLNAYAMEGVQ; this is encoded by the coding sequence ATGAGTGAGCCGTTCGTGTTCCGCTGCATCGGCGCAAGTGTTCGCTCGCTCATGGCTTCCGCCCGGCGTGCCGGGTGGTCGCCTGCGGGCGTCGATCTCTTCGCCGATGCGGATACCCACCAGTTGGGGCCGGTCTGTCGATGCGATCCCGAACGCTATCCGCTCAGCCTGTTGGAGCATCTCGATTTCGCCGCGAACAGTCCCTGGATGTTCACCGGTGGATTAGAGAATGCCCCAGCGGTGCTTACGTCGTTGGCGGCGAGTGGCACACTGCTGGGCGGGCCGCTGGAGGCGATTGCCAAACTCCGCGACCCCGCTTGGATCGTGGCGCAACTCCAAGCAGCAGAACTGGATGCGCTCCCAATCCGATTTTCGCCGCCGGTCTGGAATCCCCATGAACGCTGGCTGGAGAAGCCGATTGCCAGCGCTGGTGGCAACCGAATCCATGTCTTTTCGCCCTATACTTCCAACCGACCGATCGCACGGGCACACGCGAATACCTATTGGCAACAGTTCCAAGGTGGAATTGTCGGCAGTGGGTTATTCCTGGTCGGTGCCGAGTCCGCGCAGTTCCTCGGATTCACCCGCATCCGCACACAACTCGATGCCAACGGAGAAGATACGTTCCGATACGCTGGCAATCTTGGCCCGATCACGTTGCCGTCATCGCTGAATCGACGATTTGAGCAAATTGGGGATGCGCTGCTGCTCACGGCCGGTATCCGCGGTCTGGTGGGGATCGATGTCGTTCTGACCTCGATGTCGGATTCGGGGCGGATTTTGCCGTTGGAAGTCAATCCCCGTTATACGGCATCCGTTGAATTGTACGAGTATGCCTGGGGTGTCTCGCTGCTCGCCGCGCATCGAATTGCCTGCGAAACAGGTCAACTCGTGCCGATTCCCGTCCCGAACCAGGCACCGATCTGCGGAAAAGCGATTGTTTATGCGCCGCGACCCTATACCATTCCCGAAGATGCCCCGTGGAATCGGTCGTTGCACTCCGGGAGTGATTTCCCCGACTATGCGGATATTCCGCATGCCGGAGATGCGATCGAGGCCGGGCAACCCGTGTTGACGGTGTTCGCAAAGGCGACAAATGCATTCCACTGTGCGGAATTTTTGAGCCAAAACGAGCAGTCCGTGCTGGATTGGTTGAATGCCTACGCGATGGAGGGTGTGCAATGA
- a CDS encoding ATP-grasp domain-containing protein, which translates to MQVGILSGGTGWHVRDLQRAATLRGDSCHVLDFRHLANGWGRARLEPFEPLDAIIVRTMPPGSLEQVVVRMDMLHVAESLGIPVLNPARSLEICIDKYLACIRMLHHGLRVPSTLVAQRSDEAMIAFEQLGSDVIVKPLFGSEGRGMMRISDPDLAWRTFRAIERTQSILYLQEFIPNPGWDLRIFLIGETVVGAMRRYARAGWRTNVAQGGEPIAVVPEPEAVELAKQAAQAVGTWVAGVDLLPDGQGGWYLLEVNAVPGWRALAPTCGVDVASAILAELHQRLGKCP; encoded by the coding sequence ATGCAGGTGGGGATTCTCTCGGGAGGAACCGGGTGGCATGTCCGGGATCTCCAACGCGCGGCCACCCTTCGTGGGGATTCCTGTCACGTCCTCGACTTTCGCCATCTCGCCAACGGCTGGGGGCGAGCGCGACTAGAGCCATTCGAACCGCTTGATGCGATTATCGTGCGAACAATGCCGCCTGGTTCGTTAGAACAAGTGGTTGTTCGGATGGATATGCTTCATGTCGCGGAATCACTGGGGATTCCGGTGCTGAATCCCGCACGTTCATTGGAAATCTGCATCGATAAGTATCTCGCCTGTATCCGCATGCTGCATCACGGGTTACGAGTGCCATCCACGCTGGTGGCGCAACGCTCCGACGAGGCGATGATCGCATTTGAACAACTCGGCAGTGATGTGATTGTCAAGCCGTTGTTCGGCTCGGAAGGCCGGGGGATGATGCGGATCAGCGACCCGGACCTGGCCTGGCGGACCTTTCGCGCGATCGAGCGCACCCAATCGATTCTCTACCTTCAGGAATTTATCCCCAATCCAGGGTGGGACTTACGCATTTTTTTGATTGGCGAGACGGTTGTTGGAGCAATGCGTCGCTACGCCCGTGCGGGGTGGCGGACCAATGTCGCGCAAGGTGGCGAACCGATTGCGGTGGTGCCCGAACCGGAAGCGGTCGAACTGGCCAAACAAGCCGCACAGGCGGTCGGTACCTGGGTGGCCGGCGTCGATTTACTCCCGGATGGGCAGGGCGGGTGGTATTTGCTCGAGGTCAACGCGGTCCCCGGCTGGCGGGCGTTGGCCCCGACTTGCGGAGTGGATGTCGCATCGGCCATCCTCGCCGAATTGCACCAACGATTGGGGAAATGCCCATGA